CTCATGGGCGTGAAGGAAGGCTGAGCCGGCGCCGTGACGCGGGGCGAACACCTCCGGAACCTGGCCCTCCTGGGCGTGTGCGCGGTCGCGCTCGCGATCCTCCCTCACGCCCTGACCGTCTACCGCCGCTCATTCGTGCTCTTCACGATGATGTACGTCGTCCTCGCCCTGAGCTGGAACATCATCAGCGGCTTCACCGGCTACACATCATTCGGCCACGTGGCGTTCTACGGGATCGGCGCCTACGCCTGCGCGATTTTGGTATCCGACTACGGCTGGCACTGGATCCCCACGCTCGCCGTCGGCGCCGTGGTGGCCGCGCTCATCGCGGTGGTGATCGGCTATCCGGTCTTGCGCCTCAAAGGCCCCTACTTCGCCATCGCCATGCTGGGGGCGGCGGAGGGGACGCGCGTGGTCGCCACCGTGTGGGACAGCCTCACCCATGGTGGGCTCGGCATCAGCTTGCCCAGCGCCGAGACCTCCTTCGAGACCTACTACGCGATGCTGGTGCTGGTGCTGCTGACGATCGTGGTCGCCTACGGGGTGGGGCACTCCCGGTTCGGGGTCCGCCTCAACGCCATCCGCGAGGACGAGGTGGCGGCTGAGGCGCTCGGGATCAACGCCACGCTCTACAAGCTGGCGGCCTTCGTGCTGTCGGCGGTGTTCCCGGCGGTGGCGGGCGGCATCCAGGCCTACAAGGTCCTC
This portion of the Candidatus Methylomirabilota bacterium genome encodes:
- a CDS encoding branched-chain amino acid ABC transporter permease — its product is MTRGEHLRNLALLGVCAVALAILPHALTVYRRSFVLFTMMYVVLALSWNIISGFTGYTSFGHVAFYGIGAYACAILVSDYGWHWIPTLAVGAVVAALIAVVIGYPVLRLKGPYFAIAMLGAAEGTRVVATVWDSLTHGGLGISLPSAETSFETYYAMLVLVLLTIVVAYGVGHSRFGVRLNAIREDEVAAEALGINATLYKLAAFVLSAVFPAVAGGIQAYKVLYIDPPSVFFVQITIAMALMSMLGGKGTVIGPIVGAALLYTAQELTWVNFPTAHLIAYGLFIVLVARFMPRGLVGFAIDRGWVRKGMVH